Proteins encoded within one genomic window of Epinephelus lanceolatus isolate andai-2023 chromosome 9, ASM4190304v1, whole genome shotgun sequence:
- the tmc1 gene encoding transmembrane channel-like protein 1 gives MPRDSLITSENDIDIGLEFEGDEDEVFTFEEEHERERHRGKRRDGDREKKKRRNGRRKRSSRAAEGEEELQTRPEKREKGRRKRSRSDQEAKGRERDEEEQPKIKSNKVTKTRKNIKNEKTRKMEEEKEDDKGEDGERNAKGKKKHGSAKKEQREDDEGKHTVKVKEQEVKKKKKHKRVVETSSEQETSEQDDTEEEDNEEKEVRPESLSPEELEKLKEAVEERKKLIQGLRGKPWPMKKKLVILRESQEFVEKYEGALGKGKGRKLYAYKVMMTKKWMKFQRDFENFKTACIPWEMKIKEIESHFGSSVASYFIFLRWMYGINMILFCLTFGLVMVPEALMGRPYGSIPRKTVPRAEEGSAMDFAVLWDFGGYAQYSVLFYGYYNNQRAIGWLKFRMPLSYFLVGVGTVAYSYMVVIRTMARNANETGVGDDNSFNFSWKMFTSWDYLIGNPETADNKFASITTSFKEAILEEQESRKDDNIHLTRFLRVLANFLVLCCLAGSGYLIYFVVRRSQKFALDGLENHTWWERNEVNMVMSLLGMFCPMLFDVISALENYHPRVALQWQLGRIFALFLGNLYTFIIALMDEINLKREEEKIVKFNITTWEASLFNGTVSENSTAPPVTIQPADVPRGPCWETMVGQEFVRLIISDTMTTYITLLIGDFLRAVLVRFLNYCWCWDLEAGFPSYSEFDVSGNVLGLIFNQGMIWMGAFYAPCLPALNVLRLHVSMYLQCWAVMCCNVPQERVFKASGSNNFYMAMLLVILFLSTLPAIYTIVTIPPSFDCGPFSGKKRMFDVIQETLESDFPAWFSRVFSYASNPGLVLPFILLMVLAIYYLQSTSKSYKEANVELKKKLQTQNEENKKKNKRAALKAQMDLEEARNAASQAAEHQQNNNASLQDQEDEEEDHSNSQTLHHGKNGRNPHPPLRDQEHKLPTTRAPVPRTYHHGNYGSPGYLPGFPRQSEPRMHRVPSLQRH, from the exons TTGACATTGGACTGGAATTTGAAG gtGATGAGGATGAAGTTTTCACTTTTGAAGAGGAGCATGAGAGGGAAAGACACAGAGGCAAAAGAAGAGAtggtgacagagagaaaaaaaagaggagaaatggGAGGAGAAAAAGATCATCCAGAGCAGCAGAAGGGGAAGAAGAATTACAGACCAGGCCTGAGAAAAGGGAGAAGGGCAGGAGAAAGAGATCAAGGAGTGATCAAGAAGcaaaaggaagagagagggacgAGGAGGAGCAGCccaaaataaaaagcaataaggtgacaaaaacaaggaAGAATATTAAGAatgaaaaaacaagaaaaatggaggaggagaaggaggacgACAAgggagaagatggagaaagaaATGCCAAGGGTAAAAAgaaacatggaagtgccaaaaaggagcagagagaggatgaTGAAGGTAAACATACAGTGAAGGTGAAAGAACAGGAagttaagaagaagaagaagcacaaGAGAGTAGTTGAAACAAG TTCAGAGCAGGAGACAAGTGAGCAAGATGACACTGAAGAAGAGGACAATGAGGAGAAAGAGGTGAGGCCAGAGTCTCTGTCACCGGAGGAGCTGGAGAAGCTGAAGgaagctgtggaggagaggaagaaactgaTCCAAGGTCTGAGGGGAAAACCCTGGCCAATGAAAAAGAAACTTGTGATTTTGCG GGAGTCTCAGGAGTTTGTGGAGAAATATGAGGGAGCTTTGGGGAAAGGGAAAGGCAGGAAGCTCTATGCATACAAGGTCATGATGACCAAG AAATGGATGAAGTTTCAAAGGGACTTTGAAAACTTCAAAACTGCCTGTATTCCATGGGAGATGAAAATCAAGGAGATTGAAA gtcATTTTGGCTCCTCAGTTGCCTCTTACTTCATCTTCCTGAGGTGGATGTATGGCATCAACAtgatcttgttttgtctgaccttTGGGTTGGTTATGGTGCCAGAG GCATTAATGGGGCGGCCCTATGGCAGCATCCCAAGAAAGACTGTCCCCAGGGCAGAGGAGGGCAGCGCCATGGACTTTGCTGTCTTATGGGACTTTGGA GGTTACGCTCAGTATTCAGTCCTCTTCTATGGTTACTACAACAACCAGCGTGCCATTGGCTGGCTTAAGTTCCGGATGCCTCTGTCATACTTCCTGGTTGGTGTGGGAACAGTGGCCTATAGCTATATGGTGGTCATAAGAAC AATGGCCCGTAATGCAAATGAGACGGGGGTCGGAGATGATAACAGCTTTAACTTCAGCTGGAAAATGTTCACCAGCTGGGACTATCTGATAGGAAACCCTGAAACAGCGGACAATAAGTTTGCCTCCATCACCACCAGTTTCAAG GAGGCAATCTTAGAGGAGCAGGAGAGCCGAAAGGATGATAACATCCATCTGACTCGTTTTCTGCGTGTGCTGGCCAACTTCCTGGTCTTGTGCTGCTTGGCAGGAAGTGGATACCTCATCTACTTTGTAGTGCGACGCTCTCAGAAGTTTGCCCTTGATGGACTGGAGAACCACACCTGGTGGGAAAGGAATGAG GTGAACATGGTCATGTCATTACTGGGGATGTTTTGCCCCATGCTGTTTGACGTCATCAGCGCCCTGGAGAACTACCACCCTCGTGTCGCCCTGCAGTGGCAGCTGGGTCGCATCTTTGCCCTCTTCTTGGGAAATCTCTACACCTTCATCATCGCACTCATGGATGAGATCAACCTCAAA agggaagaggaaaagatAGTCAAGTTTAATATAACCACGTGGGAAGCAAGTCTTTTCAACGGTACGGTATCAGAAAACAGCACAGCTCCACCCGTCACTATTCAGCCTGCTGATGTTCCCAGAGGGCCCTGCTGGGAGACCATGGTGGGCCAG GAGTTTGTCCGGCTGATCATATCTGACACTATGACAACCTACATCACGCTGCTGATCGGCGACTTCCTGAGAGCCGTGCTTGTTCGTTTCCTCAACTACTGCTGGTGTTGGGATCTTGAGGCCGGATTT CCGTCCTACTCTGAGTTTGATGTCAGTGGGAATGTACTGGGCCTGATCTTCAATCAGGGAATGATATG GATGGGTGCTTTCTATGCCCCCTGCCTGCCGGCCCTGAACGTCCTCAGACTCCATGTGTCCATGTACCtgcagtgctgggctgtgatGTGCTGTAATGTGCCGCAGGAAAGAGTTTTCAAGGCCTCTGGCTCCAACAACTTCTACATGGCCATGTTGCTGGTCATCCTCTTCCTGTCCACTCTGCCTGCCATCTACACTATCGTCACCATCCCCCCTTCCTTTGACTGTGGGCCCTTCAG TGGGAAAAAACGTATGTTTGATGTGATCCAGGAGACTCTGGAGTCGGACTTCCCTGCCTGGTTTAGTAGAGTGTTCAGCTATGCCTCTAACCCTGGGCTGGTTCTACCATTCATATTACTTATGGT ACTGGCCATTTACTACCTGCAATCCACATCAAAAAGCTACAAAGAAGCTAATGTGGAACTGAAGAAAAAACTACAAACG CAAAATGAggagaacaagaagaagaacaaaCGAGCAGCGCTGAAGGCACAGATGGATCTAGAGGAGGCCAGAAATGCTGCATCACAGGCTGCAGAGCATCAACAGAACAACAACGCTTCACTACAAGACCAAGAGG ATGAAGAAGAGGACCACAGTAATAGTCAGACACTGCATCATGGTAAGAATGGACGTAACCCTCATCCTCCACTTAGAGACCAAGAGCACAAACTTCCAACCACCAGAGCCCCTGTCCCCAGGACCTATCACCACGGCAACTACGGGTCTCCTGGGTACCTCCCCGGATTCCCTCGGCAAAGTGAACCCAGGATGCACAGGGTGCCGAGTCTGCAGAGACACTGA
- the tmc2b gene encoding transmembrane channel-like protein 2-B isoform X1 translates to MPPKRKNDAVIKVEDVGMDVDAVSDSGSEDEARKRSKNRRAKPKRAAKRVSDDEEDEEDEAPRNRGRKKKPKPRDSDEDDEEDNRSVKRKSSKASRKKAKEESDEESEEERDKKKKRGSAASKKEKEEQNKEKKGNTKGKQGKDKGGEKDKKKKNGKLSSSSSSSDSDEESLSEGEIAALKEQVEEKKKLIATLRNKPWRMKRRLVLLKESQEFVEKFEGALGKGKGKKLYAYKVMMTKKLIKFKRDFENFKTACIPWERKIKEVESHFGSSVASYFIFLRWMYGLNLVLFGFMFGLVVLPEVLMGLPYGSIPRKTVPREEQDTAMDFSVLNDFGGYCKYSILFYGYYNNERTIGLLQFRLPLSYLLVGVGIFGYSLMVVIRTMARNSNEGGDGAEEGEFTFSWKMFTSWDYLIGNPETADNKYASITTSFKESIVDEQENQKDENIHLRRFLRVLANFLILCSLGGSGYLIYFVVKRSQEFANRKQDDLSWFEKNEVEFVMSLLGLVCPPLFETIAELEDYHPRVALKWQLGRIFALFLGNLYTFLFALFDEVTAKLESEKAIKNATIWALDQYYANYSSFFNTTDVPPPDVPPADVIRGPCWETGVGIEFVKLIVSDMQVNYLTILIGDFVRAVLVRFLNYCWCWDLEAGFPSYGEFDISGNVLGLIFNQGMIWMGAFYAPGLVGLNVLRLLCSMYYQCWAVMCCNVPHERVFKASRSNNFYMGLLLLVLFLSLLPVVYTIMTLSPSFDCGPFSGQEKMYDVVMETIEQDLPAFIGNIFTYATNPGLIMPAVLLMVLAIYYLNAVSKGYQQANIDLKRKMQMARDEEKNRRNNKDSTNQVMKDLEDLLPNKSLIPPPTEEELPPPVEKGSKSPKIKPGAAGKGVNLQKDVSLAAPNPRAPVNRAPGPRTGPPGNTRGPQPGPGRGRGRGVPRRQ, encoded by the exons ATGCCTCCAAAAAGGAAAAACGACGCTGTAATTAAGGTCGAAGATG ttgGGATGGACGTTGATGCTGTGTCAGACAGTGGAAGTGAAG ATGAGGCCAGGAAGAGATCTAAAAACAGAAGAGCCAAACCAAAACGTGCAGCCAAACGGGTtagtgatgatgaggaggatgaagaggatgagGCACCAAGGAATAGAGGACGAAAGAAAAAGCCCAAGCCTCGGGACAGTGATGAAGACGATGAGGAGGACAACCGGAGTGTGAAAAGAAAAAGCTCAAAAGCCTCTAGGAAGAAAGCTAAGGAGGAGAGTGATGAGGAGAGCGAGGAAGagagagataaaaagaaaaagcgaGGGTCAGCTGCttccaaaaaggaaaaagaggagcagaACAAAGAGAAGAAGGGAAACACTAAAGGGAAACAAGGGAAGGATAAAGGTGGAGAGAAGgacaagaaaaagaagaatGGGAAGTTGAGCAG ctcttcctcctcctctgattcTGATGAAGAGTCGCTGTCGGAGGGTGAGATCGCAGCCCTAAAGGAACAGgttgaggagaagaagaaactgaTCGCTACATTAAGGAACAAACCCTGGCGCATGAAGAGGAGACTCGTGCTActcaa GGAGTCCCAGGAGTTTGTTGAAAAATTTGAAGGAGCTCTTGGGAAAGGAAAAGGCAAAAAGCTGTATGCATACAAAGTCATGATGACCAAG aaaCTGATCAAGTTTAAACGTGACTTTGAGAATTTCAAAACAGCCTGCATACCCTGGGAGAGGAAGATAAAGGAAGTTGAAA GTCACTTTGGATCATCCGTGGCATCCTACTTTATTTTTCTGAGGTGGATGTACGGTCTGAACCTGGTGCTGTTTGGGTTCATGTTTGGCCTGGTGGTGCTACCTGAG GTTCTCATGGGTCTGCCCTACGGCTCCATTCCCAGGAAAACTGTGCCTCGAGAGGAGCAGGACACAGCCATGGACTTCTCTGTGCTCAATGACTTTGGA GGATACTGTAAGTACTCCATTTTGTTCTACGGGTACTACAACAACGAGCGAACGATCGGGTTGCTGCAGTTCAGACTCCCTCTGTCATACCTGCTGGTGGGCGTTGGAATCTTTGGATACAGCCTGATGGTTGTCATAAGAAC GATGGCTCGTAACTCAAACGAAGGAGGTGATGGGGCAGAGGAGGGAGAGTTCACATTCAGCTGGAAGATGTTTACCAGCTGGGACTACCTGATAGGAAACCCTGAGACTGCAGACAATAAGTATGCGTCTATTACCACCAGTTTCAAG GAATCCATCGTGGATGAACAGGAGAACCAGAAAGATGAGAACATCCACCTCCGACGGTTCCTCAGGGTTCTGGCAAACTTTCTGATCTTGTGCAGCCTTGGAGGCAGTGGATACCTCATCTACTTCGTGGTGAAACGTTCTCAAGAGTTTGCTAATAGGAAGCAAGACGATCTGTCATGGTTTGAGAAGAACGAG GTGGAGTTTGTGATGTCTCTGCTGGGGCTGGTGTGTCCTCCTCTATTTGAAACCATCGCAGAACTGGAAGATTATCACCCTCGTGTTGCCCTCAAGTGGCAGCTGGGACGAATCTTTGCCCTCTTCCTGGGAAACCTTTACACCTTCCTCTTTGCCCTGTTTGATGAAGTTACTGCCAAG TTGGAGAGCGAGAAGGCCATTAAGAATGCCACAATATGGGCTTTGGATCAGTACTATGCCAACTACAGCTCCTTCTTCAACACAACAGATGTGCCTCCTCCGGATGTGCCCCCCGCCGACGTCATCAGAGGACCCTGCTGGGAGACTGGAGTGGGAATA GAATTTGTGAAGCTAATCGTGTCGGACATGCAGGTGAACTATTTGACCATCCTGATTGGTGACTTTGTGCGAGCTGTCCTTGTCCGCTTCCTCAACTACTGCTGGTGCTGGGACCTGGAGGCCGGATTT CCTTCATATGGAGAGTTTGACATCAGTGGAAATGTGCTTGGGCTCATCTTCAATCAAGGGATGATATG gATGGGAGCATTTTATGCTCCAGGTCTGGTGGGTCTGAACGTATTGCGTCTCCTGTGCTCAATGTACTACCAGTGCTGGGCCGTGATGTGCTGCAACGTTCCTCATGAGCGAGTTTTCAAGGCCTCACGGTCCAACAACTTCTACATGGGCCTATTGCTGCTGGTGCTGttcctcagcctgctgcctgtTGTCTACACTATCATGACCTTGTCCCCGTCATTTGACTGTGGGCCATTCAG TGGCCAGGAGAAGATGTATGACGTGGTCATGGAGACTATAGAACAGGATCTACCAGCCTTCATAGGGAACATTTTTACATATGCCACCAACCCTGGACTCATAATGCCTGCTGTCCTTCTCATGGT GTTGGCCATCTACTACCTGAATGCAGTGTCAAAGGGATACCAACAAGCAAACATAGACCTCAAAAGGAAGATGCAAATG GCTCGAGATGAGGAGAAGAACCGCAGGAACAACAAGGACAGCACAAATCAAGTGATGAAAGACTTGGAGGACCTGCTGCCAAACAAGTCTCTAATACCGCCTCCCACTGAGGAAGAGCTGCCCCCacctg TTGAGAAAGGCAGCAAGTCTCCCAAAATAAAGCCAGGTGCAGCAGGAAAAGGGGTTAATCTGCAAAAGGATGTATCACTGGCTGCACCAAATCCCAGAGCTCCAGTGAACCGTGCCCCCGGGCCAAGAACAGGGCCTCCTGGAAACACCAGAGGACCTCAACCTGGGCCTGGGAGGGGGAGAGGTCGGGGTGTGCCAAGGCGACAATAG
- the LOC117252033 gene encoding aldehyde dehydrogenase 1A1-like codes for MPVTGAGVHQTGGTSSASPTEGKHGNMNSQPDNGHQQQSDNGCNHQSRKPQHVDGPETVAMPMPIPDLTIQYTKLFINNEWHESCSGRKISVYDPATGRLLCEVEEAEPEDVDKAVRSARAAFQMGSPWRTMDASDRGQLLNRLADLVERDRLLLATLEALDSGKVFLMAYYVDLMATIKTLRYYGGWADKIHGKTIPIDGEYFTYTRHEPIGVCGQIIPWNFPVMMFAWKIAPALCCGNTVVIKPAEQTPLSALHMAALIKEAGFPPGVVNVVPGYGQTAGCAISRHMDIDKVAFTGSTAVGKLIQKAAGESNLKRVTLELGGKNPNIVFADCDLEYAVEQAHSGLFFNQGQCCLAGSRVFVEEPIYEEFVHRSVEKAKSKVLGNPLLPGVDQGPQIDQKQFDKIMELIESGKRDGATLECGGSAWGQQGLFIQPTVFSNVTDDMRIAKEEIFGPVQQIMCFRSIHEVIERANATHFGLAAGVFTNDIDKALTVSSALQAGMVWVNCYNAMSAQCPFGGFKMSGNGRELGEYALQEYTEVKAVTIKISQKNS; via the exons ATGCCTGTGACCGGAGCAGGAGTCCATCAGACTGGAGGCACCTCATCAGCATCTCCAACAG AGGGAAAGCACGGCAACATGAACTCCCAGCCCGACAACGGCCACCAGCAGCAATCTGATAACGGGTGCAACCATCAGAGCCGCAAACCACAGCATGTAGACGGACCTGAGACGGTGGCCATGCCCATGCCAATCCCAGACCTCACCATTCAGTACACTAAG CTGTTCATCAATAACGAGTGGCATGAGTCCTGCAGCGGGAGAAAGATTTCTGTGTATGATCCCGCCACGGGGAGGCTGCTGTGTGAAGTGGAGGAGGCTGAACCT GAAGATGTGGACAAAGCAGTCAGGAGTGCCAGAGCTGCCTTTCAGATGGGGTCACCATGGCGAACAATGGACGCCTCAGACCGAGGTCAACTACTTAACAGACTTGCTGACTtagtggagagagacagactaCTGCTGGct aCACTAGAGGCTCTGGACTCTGGCAAAGTGTTTCTCATGGCATATTATGTAGACCTGATGGCCACAATCAAAACCCTGAGATACTATGGTGGCTGGGCAGACAAAATTCACGGCAAAACCATCCCTATAG atggagAGTATTTTACTTACACTCGACATGAGCCCATTGGTGTATGTGGCCAGATCATTCCT TGGAACTTCCCAGTGATGATGTTTGCATGGAAGATTGCTCCTGCTCTGTGCTGTGGGAACACTGTAGTCATCAAACCTGCTGAACAGACCCCATTATCAGCCCTGCACATGGCTGCGCTCATCAAAGAG GCTGGGTTTCCTCCAGGAGTGGTGAACGTGGTGCCAGGTTACGGTCAGACAGCAGGCTGCGCCATTTCCCGCCACATGGACATCGACAAAGTAGCCTTCACTGGATCTACTGCT GTTGGGAAACTAATCCAGAAGGCTGCAGGTGAAAGCAACCTGAAAAGAGTTACGCTAGAACTCGGtggaaaaaacccaaacattgTCTTTGCTGACTGTGACT TAGAGTACGCAGTGGAGCAGGCCCACAGTGGTCTGTTCTTTAACCAGGGCCAATGCTGTCTGGCTGGATCCAGGGTGTTTGTGGAGGAACCAATCTACGAGGAGTTTGTCCATCGCAGTGTAGAAAAGGCCAAATCCAAAGTCCTGGGAAACCCATTGCTGCCGGGGGTTGACCAAGGACCACAG ATTGATCAGAAGCAGTTTGATAAGATAATGGAGCTGATAGAGAGCGGGAAGAGGGACGGAGCCACGCTAGAGTGTGGGGGGTCTGCATGGGGTCAGCAAGGACTTTTCATCCAACCTACTGTCTTCTCAAATGTCACAGATGACATGCGCATCGCCAAAGAAGAG ATTTTTGGTCCAGTGCAGCAGATCATGTGTTTCCGTAGCATCCATGAAGTCATCGAAAGAGCCAACGCCACACACTTTGGCCTGGCAGCAGGAGTGTTTACTAATGACATCGACAAAGCCCTGACAGTCTCTTCTGCTCTGCAGGCTGGCATGGTCTG ggtgaACTGCTACAATGCCATGAGTGCTCAGTGTCCCTTTGGTGGATTCAAGATGTCTGGGAATGGGAGGGAACT gggGGAATACGCTCTTCAGGAGTACACCGAGGTCAAGGCAGTCACCATCAAAATCTCACAGAAGAACTCATAA
- the tmc2b gene encoding transmembrane channel-like protein 2-B isoform X2: MPPKRKNDAVIKVEDVGMDVDAVSDSGSEDEARKRSKNRRAKPKRAAKRVSDDEEDEEDEAPRNRGRKKKPKPRDSDEDDEEDNRSVKRKSSKASRKKAKEESDEESEEERDKKKKRGSAASKKEKEEQNKEKKGNTKGKQGKDKGGEKDKKKKNGKGKSNSSSSSDSDEESLSEGEIAALKEQVEEKKKLIATLRNKPWRMKRRLVLLKESQEFVEKFEGALGKGKGKKLYAYKVMMTKKLIKFKRDFENFKTACIPWERKIKEVESHFGSSVASYFIFLRWMYGLNLVLFGFMFGLVVLPEVLMGLPYGSIPRKTVPREEQDTAMDFSVLNDFGGYCKYSILFYGYYNNERTIGLLQFRLPLSYLLVGVGIFGYSLMVVIRTMARNSNEGGDGAEEGEFTFSWKMFTSWDYLIGNPETADNKYASITTSFKESIVDEQENQKDENIHLRRFLRVLANFLILCSLGGSGYLIYFVVKRSQEFANRKQDDLSWFEKNEVEFVMSLLGLVCPPLFETIAELEDYHPRVALKWQLGRIFALFLGNLYTFLFALFDEVTAKLESEKAIKNATIWALDQYYANYSSFFNTTDVPPPDVPPADVIRGPCWETGVGIEFVKLIVSDMQVNYLTILIGDFVRAVLVRFLNYCWCWDLEAGFPSYGEFDISGNVLGLIFNQGMIWMGAFYAPGLVGLNVLRLLCSMYYQCWAVMCCNVPHERVFKASRSNNFYMGLLLLVLFLSLLPVVYTIMTLSPSFDCGPFSGQEKMYDVVMETIEQDLPAFIGNIFTYATNPGLIMPAVLLMVLAIYYLNAVSKGYQQANIDLKRKMQMARDEEKNRRNNKDSTNQVMKDLEDLLPNKSLIPPPTEEELPPPVEKGSKSPKIKPGAAGKGVNLQKDVSLAAPNPRAPVNRAPGPRTGPPGNTRGPQPGPGRGRGRGVPRRQ, from the exons ATGCCTCCAAAAAGGAAAAACGACGCTGTAATTAAGGTCGAAGATG ttgGGATGGACGTTGATGCTGTGTCAGACAGTGGAAGTGAAG ATGAGGCCAGGAAGAGATCTAAAAACAGAAGAGCCAAACCAAAACGTGCAGCCAAACGGGTtagtgatgatgaggaggatgaagaggatgagGCACCAAGGAATAGAGGACGAAAGAAAAAGCCCAAGCCTCGGGACAGTGATGAAGACGATGAGGAGGACAACCGGAGTGTGAAAAGAAAAAGCTCAAAAGCCTCTAGGAAGAAAGCTAAGGAGGAGAGTGATGAGGAGAGCGAGGAAGagagagataaaaagaaaaagcgaGGGTCAGCTGCttccaaaaaggaaaaagaggagcagaACAAAGAGAAGAAGGGAAACACTAAAGGGAAACAAGGGAAGGATAAAGGTGGAGAGAAGgacaagaaaaagaagaatGGGAA AGGGAAATCGaa ctcttcctcctcctctgattcTGATGAAGAGTCGCTGTCGGAGGGTGAGATCGCAGCCCTAAAGGAACAGgttgaggagaagaagaaactgaTCGCTACATTAAGGAACAAACCCTGGCGCATGAAGAGGAGACTCGTGCTActcaa GGAGTCCCAGGAGTTTGTTGAAAAATTTGAAGGAGCTCTTGGGAAAGGAAAAGGCAAAAAGCTGTATGCATACAAAGTCATGATGACCAAG aaaCTGATCAAGTTTAAACGTGACTTTGAGAATTTCAAAACAGCCTGCATACCCTGGGAGAGGAAGATAAAGGAAGTTGAAA GTCACTTTGGATCATCCGTGGCATCCTACTTTATTTTTCTGAGGTGGATGTACGGTCTGAACCTGGTGCTGTTTGGGTTCATGTTTGGCCTGGTGGTGCTACCTGAG GTTCTCATGGGTCTGCCCTACGGCTCCATTCCCAGGAAAACTGTGCCTCGAGAGGAGCAGGACACAGCCATGGACTTCTCTGTGCTCAATGACTTTGGA GGATACTGTAAGTACTCCATTTTGTTCTACGGGTACTACAACAACGAGCGAACGATCGGGTTGCTGCAGTTCAGACTCCCTCTGTCATACCTGCTGGTGGGCGTTGGAATCTTTGGATACAGCCTGATGGTTGTCATAAGAAC GATGGCTCGTAACTCAAACGAAGGAGGTGATGGGGCAGAGGAGGGAGAGTTCACATTCAGCTGGAAGATGTTTACCAGCTGGGACTACCTGATAGGAAACCCTGAGACTGCAGACAATAAGTATGCGTCTATTACCACCAGTTTCAAG GAATCCATCGTGGATGAACAGGAGAACCAGAAAGATGAGAACATCCACCTCCGACGGTTCCTCAGGGTTCTGGCAAACTTTCTGATCTTGTGCAGCCTTGGAGGCAGTGGATACCTCATCTACTTCGTGGTGAAACGTTCTCAAGAGTTTGCTAATAGGAAGCAAGACGATCTGTCATGGTTTGAGAAGAACGAG GTGGAGTTTGTGATGTCTCTGCTGGGGCTGGTGTGTCCTCCTCTATTTGAAACCATCGCAGAACTGGAAGATTATCACCCTCGTGTTGCCCTCAAGTGGCAGCTGGGACGAATCTTTGCCCTCTTCCTGGGAAACCTTTACACCTTCCTCTTTGCCCTGTTTGATGAAGTTACTGCCAAG TTGGAGAGCGAGAAGGCCATTAAGAATGCCACAATATGGGCTTTGGATCAGTACTATGCCAACTACAGCTCCTTCTTCAACACAACAGATGTGCCTCCTCCGGATGTGCCCCCCGCCGACGTCATCAGAGGACCCTGCTGGGAGACTGGAGTGGGAATA GAATTTGTGAAGCTAATCGTGTCGGACATGCAGGTGAACTATTTGACCATCCTGATTGGTGACTTTGTGCGAGCTGTCCTTGTCCGCTTCCTCAACTACTGCTGGTGCTGGGACCTGGAGGCCGGATTT CCTTCATATGGAGAGTTTGACATCAGTGGAAATGTGCTTGGGCTCATCTTCAATCAAGGGATGATATG gATGGGAGCATTTTATGCTCCAGGTCTGGTGGGTCTGAACGTATTGCGTCTCCTGTGCTCAATGTACTACCAGTGCTGGGCCGTGATGTGCTGCAACGTTCCTCATGAGCGAGTTTTCAAGGCCTCACGGTCCAACAACTTCTACATGGGCCTATTGCTGCTGGTGCTGttcctcagcctgctgcctgtTGTCTACACTATCATGACCTTGTCCCCGTCATTTGACTGTGGGCCATTCAG TGGCCAGGAGAAGATGTATGACGTGGTCATGGAGACTATAGAACAGGATCTACCAGCCTTCATAGGGAACATTTTTACATATGCCACCAACCCTGGACTCATAATGCCTGCTGTCCTTCTCATGGT GTTGGCCATCTACTACCTGAATGCAGTGTCAAAGGGATACCAACAAGCAAACATAGACCTCAAAAGGAAGATGCAAATG GCTCGAGATGAGGAGAAGAACCGCAGGAACAACAAGGACAGCACAAATCAAGTGATGAAAGACTTGGAGGACCTGCTGCCAAACAAGTCTCTAATACCGCCTCCCACTGAGGAAGAGCTGCCCCCacctg TTGAGAAAGGCAGCAAGTCTCCCAAAATAAAGCCAGGTGCAGCAGGAAAAGGGGTTAATCTGCAAAAGGATGTATCACTGGCTGCACCAAATCCCAGAGCTCCAGTGAACCGTGCCCCCGGGCCAAGAACAGGGCCTCCTGGAAACACCAGAGGACCTCAACCTGGGCCTGGGAGGGGGAGAGGTCGGGGTGTGCCAAGGCGACAATAG